In one window of Haemophilus parainfluenzae DNA:
- a CDS encoding DUF1919 domain-containing protein: MSLFSKFRSAINKLQRKAINQTYQKRLTNRGMSVISANCVGAFILHDLNQPFNSPFVNLYLEPFDFIRYLQDIRFYQSLPLQFIQTEKNYPIGILGDLKIHFMHYRSEQEAKEKWEARSQRLNFDNLFIIMTDKYRGKGVDYEHLQAFDNLPYPNKVVFTHKPYPEFKSAFYIKGFENENEVGDLFTFSSWNGEKYYDQFDYVSWFNQK, translated from the coding sequence ATGAGTTTGTTTTCTAAATTTAGAAGCGCCATCAATAAATTACAACGGAAAGCGATTAATCAAACCTATCAAAAACGTTTAACCAATCGAGGCATGTCGGTGATTTCTGCAAACTGTGTCGGCGCTTTTATTTTACACGATCTAAATCAGCCTTTTAATTCTCCATTTGTTAATCTTTATTTAGAACCTTTTGATTTTATTCGTTATTTGCAAGATATCCGTTTTTATCAATCACTGCCGCTCCAATTTATACAAACAGAAAAAAACTATCCTATTGGAATCTTAGGTGACCTCAAAATCCACTTTATGCACTATCGTTCAGAGCAAGAAGCTAAAGAAAAATGGGAGGCTCGCTCACAACGTTTAAACTTTGATAATTTATTTATTATAATGACGGATAAGTACAGAGGAAAAGGTGTGGATTACGAACACTTACAAGCCTTTGATAACTTGCCTTATCCGAACAAAGTGGTCTTTACCCATAAGCCTTATCCCGAGTTTAAATCCGCTTTCTATATTAAAGGCTTTGAAAATGAAAACGAAGTGGGTGATTTATTTACCTTTTCCAGTTGGAATGGCGAAAAATATTACGACCAATTTGATTACGTCAGCTGGTTCAATCAAAAATAA
- the rsuA gene encoding 16S rRNA pseudouridine(516) synthase RsuA, with amino-acid sequence MRLDKFIAENTGLTRSQATKAIRQSAVKINGEIIKNSATKVSQEDEIYFEDELLPWVEEGLYFMLHKPQGYVCSHDDGDYPTIYQFFEPPLSGKLHSAGRLDVDTTGLVLLTDDGQWSHRITSPKHQCEKTYLVTLADPVENHYASACEEGILLRGEKEPTKPAKLEVLDDYNVNLTISEGRYHQVKRMFAALGNKVVALHRWRIGNVELDESLEEGEFRPLTQDEIDNLVK; translated from the coding sequence ATGCGATTAGATAAATTTATTGCCGAGAATACTGGTTTAACCCGTTCACAAGCTACCAAGGCCATTCGCCAAAGTGCGGTTAAAATTAACGGTGAAATTATTAAAAATAGTGCCACCAAAGTAAGCCAAGAAGATGAAATTTATTTTGAAGATGAATTATTGCCTTGGGTGGAAGAAGGTCTATATTTTATGCTGCATAAGCCTCAGGGCTACGTTTGCTCTCATGATGACGGTGACTATCCAACTATTTATCAATTCTTTGAACCACCACTTTCTGGCAAGTTACACAGCGCAGGGCGACTAGATGTCGATACGACAGGACTCGTGTTATTAACTGATGATGGTCAATGGTCACATCGTATTACCTCACCAAAACATCAATGTGAGAAAACCTATTTAGTCACTTTAGCTGATCCGGTTGAGAATCATTATGCTTCAGCTTGTGAAGAAGGTATTCTATTACGTGGTGAAAAAGAACCAACTAAGCCAGCAAAACTTGAAGTGTTAGATGATTACAACGTGAACCTGACTATCTCTGAAGGGCGCTATCACCAAGTGAAACGAATGTTTGCCGCGCTGGGTAATAAAGTCGTGGCACTCCATCGTTGGAGAATCGGTAACGTTGAATTAGATGAAAGCTTAGAAGAAGGCGAATTTCGTCCACTTACTCAGGACGAAATCGACAATTTAGTGAAATAA
- a CDS encoding malic enzyme-like NAD(P)-binding protein yields MSEQLRQAALDFHEFPIPGKIAVTPTKSLATQHDLALAYSPGVAEPCLEIEKDPSAASRYTARANLVAVISNGTAVLGLGNIGALASKPVMEGKGVLFKKFAGINVFDIEINEHNPDKLIDIIASLEPTFGGINLEDIKAPECFYIEKVLRERMGIPVFHDDQHGTAIIVGAAALNGLEIIGKNISDVRLVVNGAGASAIACTNLLRALGFKKENITMCDSKGVIFKGRGDNMDETKQFYAIEDNGWRTLADAVNGADVFLGCSKAGALKPEMVKTMAENPLILALANPVPEITPDEAKAVRPDAIVCTGRSDFPNQVNNVLCFPFLFRGALDVGATTINEEMKLAASHAIAGLAKEQVPLEIIASYGALSFGPDYVIPTPFDPRLLFTVSSAVAKKAMETGVATRPITDWVAYEQQLKALVAA; encoded by the coding sequence ATGAGCGAACAATTGCGCCAAGCCGCATTAGATTTTCATGAATTCCCTATCCCAGGAAAAATTGCAGTCACCCCAACCAAATCATTAGCTACTCAACATGATTTAGCCCTTGCGTATTCTCCAGGTGTTGCTGAGCCTTGCTTAGAGATTGAAAAAGATCCCTCAGCGGCAAGCCGTTATACAGCACGTGCTAATTTAGTGGCCGTTATTTCAAATGGTACAGCCGTGTTAGGGTTAGGAAATATTGGCGCACTTGCATCAAAACCTGTTATGGAAGGGAAAGGTGTATTGTTCAAAAAATTTGCAGGTATCAATGTATTTGATATTGAAATCAATGAACATAATCCAGATAAATTAATTGATATTATCGCTTCATTAGAACCAACATTTGGTGGCATTAACCTTGAAGATATCAAAGCACCGGAGTGTTTCTATATTGAAAAAGTGTTGCGTGAACGCATGGGTATTCCAGTTTTTCATGATGACCAACATGGTACAGCCATTATCGTGGGTGCGGCTGCATTAAATGGTTTAGAAATTATTGGTAAAAATATCTCTGATGTTCGCTTAGTGGTAAATGGCGCAGGTGCTTCAGCTATTGCGTGTACTAACTTGCTTCGAGCATTAGGCTTCAAAAAAGAAAACATCACCATGTGTGACTCTAAAGGCGTGATTTTCAAAGGTCGTGGCGATAACATGGATGAAACCAAACAATTCTACGCAATTGAGGATAACGGCTGGCGTACATTAGCCGATGCAGTAAACGGTGCAGATGTATTCTTAGGATGCTCTAAAGCGGGTGCGTTAAAACCTGAAATGGTGAAAACTATGGCTGAAAATCCGTTGATCTTAGCACTGGCTAACCCAGTTCCTGAAATTACACCAGATGAAGCCAAAGCTGTTCGTCCAGATGCGATTGTTTGTACCGGTCGTTCAGACTTCCCAAACCAAGTAAATAACGTACTTTGTTTCCCATTCTTATTCCGTGGTGCTTTAGACGTAGGTGCGACAACGATTAATGAGGAAATGAAATTAGCCGCTTCTCATGCAATTGCGGGTTTGGCAAAAGAACAAGTTCCATTAGAAATTATTGCTAGTTACGGCGCATTATCATTTGGTCCTGATTATGTGATTCCAACACCATTTGATCCACGTTTATTGTTTACCGTGTCCTCTGCGGTAGCGAAAAAAGCGATGGAAACAGGTGTAGCAACACGTCCAATTACAGATTGGGTAGCTTATGAACAGCAATTAAAAGCATTAGTTGCAGCGTAA